The sequence CGGTTTGATGACCGCTGATCCCCGGAAAGTAAAGAATGCGTTTTCTGTTGAATTTGCATCATACGAGGAAGCGATGGAGCTATCGCATTTTGGCGCCCGGGTTATCTATCCACCGACAATTCAACCTGCACTGAAATCCGAGATTCCGATTCTCATCAAAAATACCTTCAAACCGGAACATCCCGGAACGCAGATTAAGAAAGAGATCAAAGAAAGAGGCGGAATTATTCGTGGGTTATCCTCAATTGAAGATGTATCTCTGCTTACCATTAAGGGCAGCGGTATGATTGGGGTAACAGGAGTGGCTTCACGAATATTTGGGGCTCTGGCAGAGAAGAATATAAATATCATTTTAATTACGCAGTCCTCATCCGAGCATACCATTACATTGGCCGTGTTACCGGAATTTGCCGATGCTGCCAGGGAGTCCATTACCGAAGAATTTTCTGAAGAGTTTAAGGCAGAAATTATCGATGAAATTCGAATTGAAAACGACCTTTCTATAGTAGCTGTAGTGGGAGATAATATGCGTCAAATTCCCGGAATTGCAGGACGTGTATTTAATGCATTGGGTAGAAACGGTATTAATATTGTGGCGATTGCACAGGGTTCATCAGAACGAAATATCTCGTTTGTGATCGATCAAAAGAACGAGAAAAAAGCGATGAATACATTGCACGATGCCTTTTTCTTATCGGGAGTGAAAACGATGAATCTGTTCTTAGTCGGAGTTGGATTGATTGGAAGTACATTGCTGAAAATGCTGAGTGAACATGCCGAAGAGCTTTACAAAGAGTACCAGATTGATGTAAATATCAAGGGGCTCGCAAATAGCCGGCAAATGTTATTAAGTGAGGAATCGATCTCGTTTTCTGATTGGGAAGAGCATTTGAATAACGATGGCAAAGAGACCAATTTAACCTCTTTTGTAGAAGAGATGAAACAGATGAATTTGCCGAACAGCATTTTTGTGGATTGTACGGCAAGTCCTGAGTTAAAGTCGTTTTACAATGAAATTTTATCTGAAAGTATTTCAGTTGTAACACCGAACAAACTTGCAAATTCAACCAGCCAGGAGTTGTTCGATGAATTGCATGAAACGGCCAAGCAGCACAACGCTGCCTATAAATATGAGACGAATGTGGGTGCCGGGCTTCCGGTGATCGCCACAATCAATGAGATGGTAACCACGGGCGATCATATCCATAAAATCGAGGCGGTTCTCTCCGGTACGTTGAGCTATCTTTTTAACAGCTTTGATGACTCCGTTGGGTTCAGCGACCTGGTGAAGAAGGCGAAGGAGATGGGATACACGGAGCCCGATCCCCGGGAAGATCTTAACGGGTTTGATGTAGGCCGGAAACTGTTGATTCTGGCTCGTGTATCTGGTTATGAACTGGATTTTGATGATATTGAGATACAGAACCTGGTTCCTGAAGAAGCCCGGGATGCTGCAGATATTGATGAGTTTTTTGCGAAGCTGAAAGAGTTTGATGAGGAGTTCGAATCGATGTGGAAAGCAGCCGCCGATGAAGGAAAGAAATTATGTTATATTGCACGGTTTGAGAACGGAAATGCAGAAGTAAAACTGGAGACCATTGGGTCCGATCATCCATTTTACAACCTGTCCGGCAGCGACAATATTTTAGCGATCCACTCCTCAAATTACGATGAAAATCCGTTGGTTATCAAAGGACCAGGTGCCGGCGCTAAAGTTACCGCTGCGGGAATTATCTCTGATATATTGCGAGTGGCGAATACCAAGGCGTATAGCAATGCGGGGTTTTAGCTTCCCCTCTTGAGAGGGGAATGAGGGGTGTGTAAACTTTGAGACGTTTGGCCATCCCCCTTACCCCCTTCAAAGGGGGATATTTTACTTGTTCCGTAGCTCTGCTGCGGAACACTCAAATATGAAGCTCAGCTTCATGAAACATTGAATCATAGAAATGACAGCAATCAACTCAAAAAAAATCAAAGCGTTTGCGCCTGCAACGGTTGCCAATGTTGCCTGCGGGTTTGATGTACTTGGTTTTGCCATTCATGGTTTGGGAGATTTTGTAACGGCATCATTTTCTGATGAAACGGGATTGAGAATTACAGCCATTTCAGGCGATGATGGAAAATTGCCGAAGGAGATTAAAAAAAATACAGCGGGACTTGCGGCCCTTTCGCTATTACAAAAAGCAGGCCGAGAGAATGAAATTGGCATTGATCTCGAAATCGAAAAGAAGATGCCATTGGGCAGCGGACTCGGCTCCAGCGCAGCCAGTTCTGCCGCCGCTGTTTTTGCAGTGAATGAACTGCTGGGAAATCCATTTTCACGGAATGAACTTTTGCCATTTGCAGTGAAAGGAGAGCTCGCGGCCAGTGGTACGGCTCATGCGGATAATGTTGCAGCAGCGTTGATTGGCGGATTTATTTTAGTGAAAACGCATCAGCCGCCGGATGTAATTTCCCTGAATACACCTGATAAATTACACTGCACAATTATTCATCCCGAAATTGAGATTCAGACCAAAAACAGCCGCAAGATTTTAAAAAAACAGGTTTCGCTGGAGAAAGCCGTCACGCAATGGGGTAATTTAGGATCGCTGATCGCCGGACTTTATACCAACGATTATGATCTGATCGGCCGATCTCTGCATGATGAAATTATCGAACCGGTTCGCTCCGTATTGATTCCCGGATTTTCAGAAATGCAGAAAGCTGCACTTGATCACGGAGCACTGGGTTGCAGTATTTCCGGTTCGGGGCCGTCCCTTTTTGCGTTGAGTAAATCCAAAGAACAAGCCGAAGAGATTGGAAAAGCGATGGGGACTGTCTTGAAAAGTATCGGACTGGAATACAATCTTCATATATCAAAAATCAACACCGAAGGAGCATCTGTTGTACAGACTTGAGATGTGAGAAATTCTGAAATAGCGCGAGCGTCTCGCTCGTGCTTCCAATTTTGGTACCCTGAGGTTTCGGAGCACAAGCATATTAAGTGAAAAATCCATCCTGCAACTTGAACCCTGCATCCTGAAACATGAAATTCATAAGCACAAACGGACAATCCAAACCCGTAACCTTCCTCGAAGCAATGCGAAAAGGGCTGGCTCCCGATGGCGGTCTGTATATGCCGGAGGAAATACCTGTTTTACCTGATTCTTTTTGGAATTCATTGAAAGATCTGAGTTTCAATGAGATCGCTTTCGGGATGGCCAAACCCTTTTTCGGTGATGACCTGTCCGATAAAGAACTCCGCTCCGTGATTAAGGATGCATTCAACTTTCCGGTTCCGTTGACTGCTGTCGAAGAGGATAATTTTGTACTTGAACTATTTCATGGACCCACACTTGCATTTAAAGATTTTGGTGCTCGTTTTATGGCTCGTCTTTTCTCGGAAAATGCCCGAAAAGCTCAAGAGGAAGTGACGATTTTGGTGGCTACCTCCGGCGATACCGGAAGTGCGGTGGCTCACGGGTTTTACAAAGTAGAAGGTGTCCAAGTCTGTCTCCTGTTTCCAAAAGGAAAAGTAAGCAAATTACAGGAACAGCAGATGGCAACGCTCGGAGAGAACGTAACTGCTTTGGAAGTAGAGGGTGTTTTTGATGATTGCCAGCATCTTGTGAAGCAGGCATTTACAGATGATGAGTTGAATGCTAAAATGCAGTTGAGTTCGGCAAACTCTATCAATATTGCCCGGTTATTACCACAATCGTTTTACTATGTGTACGCGGTGAGTGAACTTCAGAAGCAAGGAATTGAAAACCCGGTTTTCTCTGTGCCAAGTGGAAATTTTGGAAACCTGACGGGCGGGCTGCTGGCAATGAAAATGGGAATGCCTGCCAAACATTTTTTGGCCGCTACGAATGTAAATGATGTAGTTCCTGAATATCTGAAAGGAGAAGAATTTCAACCAAGAGATTCTGTTCAAACCATCTCCAACGCGATGGATGTGGGAAATCCAAGTAATTTTGCCCGAATAAAATACCTGTTTAACAATTCAGATTCTGCAATTCGAGATCAGATCACCGGCTATTCCTACACAGATGAAGAGACCCGCGAAACGATCCGGCTAATTTATGATAAGTACAAATATCTTCTTTGTCCGCATACAGCTATTGGGTATCGGGCGGCCAGAGAATCTCAAGCAGAAAAAGGAGAGAATGCCGCGACTGTGACACTCGCCACAGCACACCCGGTTAAGTTTCGTGATGTAATTGAGCCGGAAATTGATCAAGAGATAGAAGTGCCGGAGCGTTTGAAAGTTTGGCTTCAGAAAGAGAAGAAGTCAACAACGATTGGGAGTGATTTTAAGGGGTTTAAGGATTTTTTGATGAATCGGGATTAGCTTCTTTTTCTCGCAGAGTTGCGCTGATTTAGCGCAAAGTTTCACAGATTTTTTTGTTTAAAATCTAAGATAGTACAAGTGTTTTGTACGTGCTGAAAATCCATCTCTTCAAAAAAACAAAGAGTTCATGAAAGGGGCACAAGTGGGACACTTGCGCCAGCTCTTTTCTTCTTTGTGCTCTTGGTAAAAGATAGCGCAAGCGTCTCGCTTGTGCTGCAAATCCATCTCTTCAAAAATCTATCCTGATCAAGGAAACTTTAGCGTAGTTGACAAAAATTTAAAATCAAGAGGCAACCCTTTTCTCTTTTTTGCTGTATGGACAAGTAAAGGAAGGACAAAATAGTGAATTACACTACAGATTT is a genomic window of Balneolaceae bacterium containing:
- the thrA gene encoding bifunctional aspartate kinase/homoserine dehydrogenase I — protein: MRILKFGGSSVGSPDALRRVISIIESKQKDRRIVVVVSALRGITDQLIETASLAAAGDESFEDRLEEIDKRHIDTINDLFPVSKRSEVITSFKLLLNELEDVLQGVSLIRELTKKTLDFIVGFGERFSAQLLSAALQNEGMDTLYTDTRDLIKTDKNFGSARVLTVQTFQNIQNYVQENDNNILVATGFISSTENKESTTLGRGGSDYTASIFGAALKADAIEIWTDVDGLMTADPRKVKNAFSVEFASYEEAMELSHFGARVIYPPTIQPALKSEIPILIKNTFKPEHPGTQIKKEIKERGGIIRGLSSIEDVSLLTIKGSGMIGVTGVASRIFGALAEKNINIILITQSSSEHTITLAVLPEFADAARESITEEFSEEFKAEIIDEIRIENDLSIVAVVGDNMRQIPGIAGRVFNALGRNGINIVAIAQGSSERNISFVIDQKNEKKAMNTLHDAFFLSGVKTMNLFLVGVGLIGSTLLKMLSEHAEELYKEYQIDVNIKGLANSRQMLLSEESISFSDWEEHLNNDGKETNLTSFVEEMKQMNLPNSIFVDCTASPELKSFYNEILSESISVVTPNKLANSTSQELFDELHETAKQHNAAYKYETNVGAGLPVIATINEMVTTGDHIHKIEAVLSGTLSYLFNSFDDSVGFSDLVKKAKEMGYTEPDPREDLNGFDVGRKLLILARVSGYELDFDDIEIQNLVPEEARDAADIDEFFAKLKEFDEEFESMWKAAADEGKKLCYIARFENGNAEVKLETIGSDHPFYNLSGSDNILAIHSSNYDENPLVIKGPGAGAKVTAAGIISDILRVANTKAYSNAGF
- a CDS encoding homoserine kinase — its product is MTAINSKKIKAFAPATVANVACGFDVLGFAIHGLGDFVTASFSDETGLRITAISGDDGKLPKEIKKNTAGLAALSLLQKAGRENEIGIDLEIEKKMPLGSGLGSSAASSAAAVFAVNELLGNPFSRNELLPFAVKGELAASGTAHADNVAAALIGGFILVKTHQPPDVISLNTPDKLHCTIIHPEIEIQTKNSRKILKKQVSLEKAVTQWGNLGSLIAGLYTNDYDLIGRSLHDEIIEPVRSVLIPGFSEMQKAALDHGALGCSISGSGPSLFALSKSKEQAEEIGKAMGTVLKSIGLEYNLHISKINTEGASVVQT
- the thrC gene encoding threonine synthase, which codes for MKFISTNGQSKPVTFLEAMRKGLAPDGGLYMPEEIPVLPDSFWNSLKDLSFNEIAFGMAKPFFGDDLSDKELRSVIKDAFNFPVPLTAVEEDNFVLELFHGPTLAFKDFGARFMARLFSENARKAQEEVTILVATSGDTGSAVAHGFYKVEGVQVCLLFPKGKVSKLQEQQMATLGENVTALEVEGVFDDCQHLVKQAFTDDELNAKMQLSSANSINIARLLPQSFYYVYAVSELQKQGIENPVFSVPSGNFGNLTGGLLAMKMGMPAKHFLAATNVNDVVPEYLKGEEFQPRDSVQTISNAMDVGNPSNFARIKYLFNNSDSAIRDQITGYSYTDEETRETIRLIYDKYKYLLCPHTAIGYRAARESQAEKGENAATVTLATAHPVKFRDVIEPEIDQEIEVPERLKVWLQKEKKSTTIGSDFKGFKDFLMNRD